The following proteins come from a genomic window of Nitrospira sp.:
- a CDS encoding putative MFS-type transporter — MQGRFGPLPYSPPMVQNADSISTQDRPLLLTRDFGLVWSGQFISQIGDGISRLALLWFVYAVTGSPIKTSVIGLLQTIPPIVLGPIIGVYVDRLPKKVLLITSDILRALLIGLIPCLIPVESFTVSVLYILVLLHAIATAVFGPALTAAIPSLVPKTQFTAGNALLQSTTSLGIIFGPALSGLGIAAYGSQEVLCLNAATYMISAACLTLVRFKNSAPQVPSRAARPTMLQDLVEGFRYSVVIQPTILLLTGTAALYTFGTSALTALFPVFARKMLGLGPVEIGYLWSAVGVGLFITSIGLLWATDWMIKDRMRLIMGTSVLSAAALCVLTRTTDLYTAGLLMGLIGCGMGAFTPIAWGIIQELAPRRMIGRVLGFYGTGAMTAAIGGISAFGWIMEQQSVETGVYGLGLVMLVTSLVAARMSRSSAVH, encoded by the coding sequence ATGCAAGGCCGCTTCGGCCCCTTGCCCTACTCTCCCCCTATGGTGCAGAACGCAGACAGCATCTCAACCCAGGATCGTCCACTGCTCCTGACCCGTGATTTCGGACTTGTCTGGTCCGGACAATTTATCTCACAGATAGGAGACGGCATCTCAAGACTGGCGCTCCTGTGGTTTGTCTATGCCGTCACCGGGTCGCCCATCAAAACGTCCGTCATCGGCCTGCTGCAGACGATCCCTCCGATTGTGTTGGGTCCGATCATCGGCGTGTACGTCGATCGGCTTCCGAAAAAGGTGCTGCTCATCACCAGCGATATACTGCGCGCGTTGTTGATCGGGTTGATTCCCTGCCTCATTCCCGTGGAATCCTTTACGGTATCCGTGCTCTATATCTTGGTCCTCTTGCACGCCATTGCGACGGCGGTGTTCGGTCCGGCTCTCACCGCCGCCATACCTTCGTTGGTTCCTAAAACCCAATTCACGGCCGGCAATGCGCTTCTCCAAAGCACGACCAGCCTCGGCATTATTTTCGGTCCCGCGCTGAGCGGCTTAGGCATTGCCGCGTACGGATCACAAGAGGTCCTATGCCTCAACGCCGCCACGTACATGATTTCTGCCGCGTGCCTCACGTTGGTCCGCTTCAAGAACTCTGCGCCACAGGTTCCGTCACGGGCTGCGCGACCGACGATGCTGCAAGATCTGGTTGAAGGATTTCGCTATAGTGTCGTCATCCAACCGACGATCTTACTCTTGACCGGCACCGCCGCTCTCTATACGTTCGGCACCAGCGCGTTGACCGCGCTCTTCCCTGTGTTCGCACGGAAAATGCTGGGACTGGGCCCGGTAGAGATCGGGTATTTATGGTCCGCGGTCGGCGTCGGGCTTTTCATCACATCGATCGGGCTCTTGTGGGCGACCGACTGGATGATCAAGGATCGAATGCGTCTGATCATGGGTACCAGTGTGTTGAGCGCGGCTGCCCTTTGCGTGTTGACCAGAACGACTGATCTTTATACGGCCGGTCTCCTCATGGGTTTGATCGGCTGTGGGATGGGAGCCTTTACCCCGATTGCGTGGGGCATCATTCAAGAACTCGCACCGAGGCGGATGATCGGACGAGTCTTGGGATTCTATGGAACAGGCGCGATGACGGCCGCCATCGGGGGAATTTCTGCATTCGGATGGATCATGGAACAACAGAGTGTGGAAACCGGCGTATACGGGCTCGGCCTCGTGATGTTGGTGACGAGTCTGGTCGCCGCGCGCATGAGCCGATCCAGCGCCGTGCATTAA